The genomic stretch ACATGTAGGGAAatttccaatttgagttttattgggtttctatttttgtcagTGTAAgttttaggaagtaattaggagtcttgttttttgggttttataaaTATGTGCGTAACCCAACAATAGGAGTAGATTTTGATAATGAAAATATGAATGAATTGTTTTCTTTGAGTGCTTCCGTGGCCAGAGTGATGGTGTgatctcccttctctctctcttttcttccctcttTCCCTTCCCATGCGAtaatcccttcttcttccttcttcattcctcgttgtatttcttttttactGCTGTTCTTTATTTCCTCCCACCTGTGAATACCTGTTCTGATGATAGAATTGATTCAGCAAGAAAGAACTTGATCTCCCATTTGATTTGCCCCTTCTGCCTCAAACTCAGGATCGAAACCCTCTCACTAGGGCGACTTAATCTGCTGAACTTGAGCCCAGCAGAGTCTCCCTGTGCTGAGAAACTATGCCCTTTTCTGGACCTAGTCTTTAAGTTCCGCTCGGTTAGGTTTCAGCAGTCCTGACCTTTCCTCTAGCTTATTGTTTGAGATTGCTAATAGTTGATCTACAGAGGATTCTGGAATAGGATCACACTTCCAAAGTTCCAGTCCGAGTGGGCTATGAAGGAGTGTGTTGAGATGTTATGGTTAGGGTATGTGGTTCTTTTCGCGGTTCTGACTGATTTGCCCTTTTCTGCTCGGGCATCTGAGCCGGGATGTAGAAGTTTTCTTAGCCCATTTGGGCCCTGATTGGTGCCCTTTATGGGCTTTTGTATCCCTTATTGGGTTTGTAACCCCCCCACCCTTTTTGATGCATTTACTATTCacctagaaagaaaaaaggggggggggttctcTCCATTGTTGCAGGTATTATTTTCCATCCCTTACTTGCATTTGGAGATAGAAGACAACCGCTCTCCTCATCTCCCacaatctctatttctttaCCCCACTTTCCATTATTACCCCCCATTTGTCTTATGTTTACTATGTTCTGATCATTAGTTGGTAATTCCTCTAATATCCTTATTCATATAACCTACCAAATATCTCCCTTTAAGATTCTGTTTAAATTTCCAAAGTGCCATCTTCCTTGGAGCCTTAGAttatttacaaaattgccaccGCTTCCTTGTATTTGGATTTTAGTCTGAGTGGGCCTGTAAGCTATCCAAACCGGGTTTTCAAAACCCTGGATTGCACCATAATCAGACCATTTGACTTTGACTGAGTTTTAGCTAGATCAGGCTCTCTGATCTTTAGTTACCAGATCCCTCCTGAAATTTGAGTTCTTCTCTTGGACCTGTGATCCTACGCTACTGCTGGTCTTTGAAACCTGACTTCAGGCCATTTCAGACTGCATTTGTATATTGCAGAAAAATGAAGGGAGTTGTAGTTTAGTTTTGGTACCtccttgtttcttgctaaagaaaaatatgaaattgtATATTAGATTTGGAAATATATTACTGATATATCTACTAACACTTGTTTACAGGAGATTTTGGTAGTAGGTATTGGAAAATGTTTGCTGAAAATTGATACAACAAAAGTTGGAAAAGGTGAAGTGTTTTCAGCGGAAGATCCTCTTAAGTGTCCTATTGATAAGCTGATTGCGGGTGTTCAGCTTGTTGGTGAACATGACGGGGATGTGACTGAGTTGTCAATGTGCCAATGGATGACCAGCCGCTTAGCTTCTGCATCAACGGATGGCACGGTTTGTATTTTTCCTGATTGTTCTGACTGAGGTGACTCACATGTTCTTAGTTTGGATGTCTCTTGCAGAGTCTGTGACttggtgaaaaatatttttttttggttaccaAAGAACAATTTAGCATTGGTAAAATTTTCTTCAAGTAGGAAGATGGGCATTCTgctatttgaaatttttttgagttCTTGAAACATATAGATAAATGTTTGtgaacttcttttttttgtgggtCGATgatttccttctcattttctcccAGCATATTTCTACTCATAATTGATTATCATTCCTGTTTGGTTCAGAACCATCGGATATGTTCTTAATTGCCTTTGTGACATTCATCCTGCAACAGGTAAAGATATGGGAAGACCGTAAGACACTGCCGCCTGTGGTATTGAGGCCATATGATGGTCATCCAGTTAACTCGGTCACATTCTTAACTGCACCTAACCGCCCTGATCACATTAATCTTGTCACAGCGGTACATGCTCCCTTCTtgttcataatatatatatatatatatatttttttttttatcaacatAGTTTTTGTGGCCTTGTGGGTTCTTGGGAGAGTATTTAACTTAATGGGGCATATAGTTCAACGGATGTCATTTGGTCAAATTTATATCAAAGTGGTTTTTCTTGGTGAGCCCGCCCCTTGGTTGCTACTGCCAGTTGGCAGCTTATTATGCACTATTTTGCAGACAGTTATCCACATTACCCTTAATTCGTGAACAAAGTTTCAGCTGAAATCACTGGATGATTTTGTACCATGTACATGCCAATTGTTCAAGATTTGGATGCCTGGAGAACAAGGCCAATATGCTAAGGATATGATGagtttcatttcaaaatttgacAGAAAGGTGGCCAGTCCACATGGTTCCCTATCTATCCAAAAGCTAATATTGCCATATCATCGTTCCTCTGATTTGTTCAATTGAAAATACAAGGGGAGAAAAATCTACTGTATTGTGGGCTATACAGTTGGTATAGGCCATGAAAATCGAGGGGTGATGTGTCTGTTTACAGTTCAGATTGGCCAATCAGCCTTCTAGATGTCAAAAAATAAACTGTTCACGAAGAGATTTTCTGTGTGTGCTCACCCAAAGAAACCTTATCCATATCATATTTTGTCCAAGGACTAGAGGTTACACTGTGTTGATAACTGTAGCTGTAAGAActgaataattttttcaaacattATTTCTTTGCAGGGGCCTCTGAATCGGGAAGTGAAGATATGGGCCTCAGCAAGTGAAGAAGGTTGGCTGTTACCTAGTGATGCTGAATCTTGGCGGTGTACTCAGACATTGGAGTTAAGGAGTTCTGAGGAACCCCGAATTGAGGAGGCATTCTTTAATCAAGTTGTAGCCTTGCCACGTGCGAGCCTCATTCTTCTTGCAAATGCCAAGAAGAATGCTATATATGCCATACACATAGAATATGGCCCAAATCCGATCTCAACGCGCCTGGATTATATTGCAGAGTTTACTGTCACAATGCCTATTTTGAGTCTTACTGGTACGAGTGACTACATATCCGAAAGGGAGCATGTGGTTCAGGTTTATTGTGTCCAGACACAGGCTATTCAACAGTACGCTCTGGATCTTTCCCAGTGCTTCCCTCCGCCACTGGAGAATATGGGATTAGAAAAGACAGAGTCTAGTGCTTCTCGTTCTCTAGATACACCTATTTCTGATGGATTGGCTACATCAGATCCATCTAATCTGGGTACATCTACTGAGATCCCTGTAGGAAATGCTGCACCCAAACCAACTGTCTTAGTTAGCAGTTCTGAAAGTGTACCTGCTGCCAGGTATCCTATAATCTCAGATTCCGCTGAGGTTCCTAGCTTACATGAATTGGTATCATCAAGTATTGAATCTAAACCAAGTGCTTTACTGCCAGCAACCTCTGAGGCCGATAACATCCATGTTGTGGCACAGCCTGTTCCTTTGAGTCCGAGGTTATCAGGGAAACTATCCGGTTTTAGAACTCCATCAAATTGCTTTGAGCCTGGTTCCCAACTAGATCGGGGCGGTGACCTGCCAGTTCAGGATTATTCAGTAGATAGGAGAGTGGACAATGTTATTACAAGTTTACCAGATATTCCTTCTTTGGATGAAATCTCTAGGAAGGATGAAAGCAAAGTTGCACAGAATGACATTACTGTAATGTCTAATCCTCCTGTGATGTTCAAACATCCAACCCATTTGGTAACTCCATCAGAGATATTTTCGATGGCTGTTCCACCCTCTGAGAATAGTCAGGTCAGTCAAGGAATGAAGAGGGGTGAGGCAAAGGTACAAGATGTGGTTGTCAACAATGATACAGGTAGTGTTGAGGTAGAGGTTAAAGTCATTGGTGAGACTGGGTCAAGTCAGAATGATGAGTTTGATTCCCAGAAAGAACCACACATTCTTCTTGcagagaaaagggagaaatccTTCTGCTCCCAGTCGTCAGATCTCAGCATGGAGATGACCAGGGACTGCTGCGAAACTTTTGGTGTGGAGGAGACTCGGCAAGTCGATGATTCTTGTGTTACTGAAGTGGTAGACCGGCCTCCAAATGCTGGTGACGAAGAATTTCAAGATTCCTCAAAAGAAGCACATGGAAAGGTTTCTGAATCAACTGCAGCTGCAACAGTTCCACAGACTCCATCACCTGCTACAAAAGGGAAGAAACAGAAGGGTAAAAACTCTCAAGTAGCCGGACCCTCATCCGCTTCTCCCAGCCCTTTCAATTCGACAGATTCTTCCAATGAACCGGGTAGTTCTGGTGTTCCTTCTACAGAGGCTGCTGTTGCACAAATCATGGCCATGCAAGAGACATTGAACCAGGTGATTGTTTTGTGTCACATATGGGTGTTGTCTCTTTGCACATAGATGAATATTGTTTAGATTCTCATGCTTGAACTAACTGGTTTTGGGGGTGTTTTTTTATGCTAATTAAGGGTGAATACACATGAGAATTTCTGGACCTCTATTATGTTCTGATTTTTGTTTGAAGTGTGTCTCATAGTCTTATGTTCATAATATTCCAATTTGTTCACTTTTGAACTTAAAAATAAGCATGCAATTTTTTGTATGTGGAGTTTAGCGGTCAACCTACGTGATTATAATGGAAGTTTATttcatgttgatgatattaCTAACTCACATATACAATTTGTGTGCTGAAGTTAAAATGAAGGTGATTTTGAGTTTTTTGTAATTTAACTGCTGCCTCATCTGAGTAGAAGTCAAGatgcttttattatttttctttcaattaattAGCTCTGTTTTATGGTCAATGGTTCAAAATATATGTTAATAACCCTTATATATACTCATTTGAATAAgttgagaaagaagaaagaccaAAATTTTCTACGCTTTTGGGGAGAGAATGCACTCGCAGGATTTTGTGGTAGCAGAAAAGCTTATCAAAACAGGTATGACAGTGTAATCTTGTCCGTTGTGGGGAGGGCAATCTGTTGATTTGGTACAGGGCAGCTCCCTATCATTACTGATTGCAGAACTCCGGGTGAAGACCTTATATGCCCCCACCCTGTCAAGCAACTTGTGCATCTTTTTGTGTTATAAACCCTGGGGAGGAAGGGAAGAAGGCAGGCCCAGGGAGAGGTCAGCATGATACAGGCTGCCCTTTGCCCCTCCTTATTGCATCCTTAATCTACTTGTGGTAGTTGGTGCGGCAACAGGAAACATACCATGCCATTTGTTTCCCTCTAGTCTGCTTTAACTTATGTTGACTGTAAAATGTGAAAATATGCTTGCCTTTCTATTACATGTTCAAAATTGTCTTAGAAGTTCTATTCCTTGTTCTGTTTATGTTTTATGTAGAATCCAGTGTTTGAACATCCTTTTCCCCTAACTTTGGCTGTTTGTGTCGTATTTGCAGctaatgaccatgcaaagagaAATGCAGAAGCAGTTGTCAGTGATGGTGGCTGTCCCAATCAACAAAGAGGGCAGAAGAATTGAGGCAGCTCTGGGCAGGAGCGTAGAGAAAGTTGTTAAGGCCAACAATGATGCTCTCTGGGCTCGGCTTCAAGAGGAGAATGCAAAGCATGAGAAGCTGGAACGTGACCGTTCACAGCAGTTGACTAGTGTCACCACCAACTTTATGAATAAAGACTTGCCGGCCATGCTAGAGAAAACATTGAAGAAGGAAATGTCTTCTGTAGGACCAGTTGTAGCTCGTGCTATTACTCCGGTTGTGGAGAAAACACTTTCTTCAGTTGTTGCAGAGGCATTCCAGGTTCTGTCTTTTAATGAACTAGCTCTCTTATTGGTTTTGTTTGGTACTCACCAAGTGACATGGCTGACCTGGGGCTTCCAGGAACTTCATGAAGTGTTTCATGCTATTTATTCGCTGATCTAGTGATCTGTTTCTTCCATAGTATGTCAGTTGGTCGGACCTAATATATGCTACATGGCAGATCAATTAAGGCCCAAATTTTATGTACAAGTAGGTCATATGGTACCCTGATTACCTATGAAATTGGAACTCAAATCAGAGTTGGCCATGTGGCAGTATAAAGCTTTGTAGATTTATAACATTTCGAAAGCCAAATAGATGGctgaaaatacaagggaaagatgccaattattattattttttttgggggggggtggtaaATAATTGATTTTTGCTGTGAAAATTGATATGTGGGAAATCAAGACTATGTCCTTCCTATTTAGTGGTTTTATTCATCAAATCATCCTTGCATGTGACATTTTAGGTGGTCAGGGCATGGCAGCTTCCATGGGTGGATTGACCAAAGAAACTTTACCTATTTATTTATGTAatactatttttatttgtaaatccaaatttaatatttaatttcatAATAAGTTAGAGTTGCACCAAATAGGTTGATACATCGTATGGAACTTTGGGAAAGATTGATTGAGCCACAAACTACTACTTGTAACTAGAGGAAATAATTTAGGATTTATATCAGGTTGATTAACAGTGGAAGCTGTTTTCTACTTGGACAACTAGGTTAAGAGAGACAAAGATGCATACTATAAGGAAGATGCTCAATCTACTAAACTGTTTCTTGGAGCATGGATAGCTGTGCCATAATCTGAAAGAggtataagaaaatgaaatgccATTGTTAGGCAGTGATGATGATTTTGAGGAGCTGCTAGCCTGCTACTTGGATTTTGTTGCTGCTGGTTTATAAGGGTTTCAAATTAAGACTGTGTGGTTGTTGGGTGTTGGCCTTCTGCTATGAGGTATTATTATATTTTCCTCAATAACTAACAATTTATTGATAATagaaataaaacaagcctaCTAGGAGGCAAAGTCATATatacaccaccaccaacaaCTACATAAAACAATCCTAGGTACTTTATACACCACTATCTTGCAGGGTAGTCATCTGTTTTACCTCTCTAACATCAGACCTGATAGAATTAGTTTGAAGGCTGCCTGATCTTAATTTAATCTAGGCTATGTGGTACATTGTTTTGCATTTGCATAGGGAAGCTTCTTTCTCAGTGATATAAGTGTGTTTGATTTTGTggccttttccttttcttcctcttctttccccacTCCCTCCCCCATCTTGTTGGAATCTCATTAATGCTTTTTGTGCAGAGAGGGGTTGGAGACAAGGCTGTGAGTCAGTTGGAAAAATCAGTTAATTCAAAACTGGAAGCAACAGTAGCTAGGCAAATCCAGGCTCAATTCCAAACTACTGGAAAGCAAGCTCTTCAGGTAGACCCTTTCATAAGGTTGATGGATAATCCTGCATTGGGTCACTTGCATTTAATTTATCTTTGTTGTATATGTTATCTCTGTATTCAAAATGGGATTGCTTTTTATATTAACCCGGATTATCTTTCCTAACGGATTTGAAAGGGCAAGTGTGACCATCACCTTTAGTTGACTACCCTTACTATGTTAGAAATGCATCAAACCTGAGGTTTAGGGGACATGTTGGTTCCTCTGAATTTCATAAGTTGCTCTACCTTCCAGTGAATGATGCTTTAATCGAACTGATATTGTTCcagtttatttattaatttttaacaGTTTTTAACTTAAAGGCGGTCAGCATCCTCTGTTTCCTTTCAGTTTCTGTAGAAATTTTCAGTTGCCCCTTGAGTATTGACATCTGATGCgaatgtgaaattttcttttgacaaTTTTGTTCGAACaattgggttatcacttgaaGAAATAATCATTTAGATGAATCTAAATGAACTTAGTGTGATTGAAATGTGCAGGATGCATTAAGGTCTACCTTCGAAGCTTCAGTAATTCCAGCATTTGAAATGTCATGCAAAGTCATGTTTGAGCAAATTGATGCTGCATTTCAGAAAGGGATGGTTGAACATGCAACTGCAgctcagcagcagtttgagtcTGCACATTCCCCGCTGGCTATTGCTTTAAGGGTATTTACATTGCTTTGCTTACTAGTTTTATTGGttatcttatatttttttactttgcaTCTCATTTTGCTGGAGAGTTGCCAAATCATAGTTCGAAAACTCATATTTCGGTCTCGTTTCAGTCGGACCGAAATGGGTGAAATTTCACTGAAACAGTGCTTTTTTTCCAGCATGTTTTGGTTGGCCATTTTGGGGGTAAACAGCCATATTAAGCTCTGATACTTGAGAGAAGCCTTATTTTAGCCAATATAAACACATGTGAACCTTTATATTGCAAGAAAAGTTACCCAAAGAGGTTTGAATTTACACCCTTGGTTGCCAATATATGCGGAACCCTGTTATATACCTTGTGTGATATTTCATATTCTACGCATTGTTTTAGTACTACAGGGAAGTAAATCAAGTTAATAATGCACCATGAGTGAAAAAACAACATTGCTTAATTAATAATGAAATTGTACAAACTATGTACATGTAACATAGCACCCAAGTCCTAAGAATACAGTATTGTCTGCAAATACATGAGTACAAACTACAAAGTGGACCTCCTTAGGCCGTTCTAATGGCTAATTCCACAAACTATGACATGGAGATCGAGCCCACTCATGGAACAATGGGCCGACTTGCATTTTTCTCCGATTGTATGAAAAATGCAGGTCATGTCATAATCCCCCACAGATGCCCTATAAATGGTCTCATCTACATATTGGAGGTAACCTATCCTAAGGTATATAAGTCGTCGTACTATGAAGAACTAGCCACTGAGCCACTATGAATTGATGGTGTTGCCAGCATGTACAACTGGTGCGCTGGGTGGGAGAATAAATTTTCCACAAAGGATGATCCACTGGGCGTCATTCTTAAAAAGCATATTTTTCATGACATAAAAGTTTCATTAATGACTTTCAggtatttatcattttttttgggggggcgcAAGAGATCATTTTTGGGAAGAAGTTCATTACATGAAACTATTGAATGTGACAAAATCTTCACCAATATGCAATAATTGATGTCTTTGGAGTTTGGAGTGATTCGGTGACCCTCAACAGTGTATTCCAGCAGTGTGTAAAGGTGAGGTGgaaaaaatccaagaaaaaaaggattttctcctttgtaCAAGTGAAACAAACGAGACTCACGATTTCAACCAGAACTTGCGAAACAGTGCTTTTTATAATAATCAAAAGTCGAGCAATGTGACTTGAAGGAAAAATTTGGCAACACtgaaatttcgaccaaaattgTCCGATCCCTGAATTTGCCTCCTGTTTCGTCTCGGGCTTGTCGAAATCAACGAAATTTTGCCAATATTTCGGTGAATTTTTGAACCATGGTCAACATTAGGGTTTTCATTTCATAGCCCTTGAATGAGATTATTTATTTCTAGTTGTGTTGTCCGCATCTGATAAATTATAGACATGCTTTCTGTAGTCTAGGGTCCTTATGCACATGTACCTCATGACAAGAGGTTCGTTGCCTACTGATTGATGGCTCTCAATCTTGAGATCAATCGTGAGAAAAACCAGCTTGATGATCCCGTTCTTCTATTTCCTATATTTGTCTAAGTAGCTAAAATATTTCTATATATATGAAGCTCCAAAAGAAATGAATACGTCATATGGCTTATGCTGAATTTTTGTGTATTAAGTCTTTCATATGAGCATCTGTTTTTAGAATTCTAGATTTGACCAGGGAAACGAAAGGAATAAACACTATGTCAGAAAAACACTATGTAAAACACTATCCTCATTCACAATCGGTGAGTACAATGAACCCtgacaagaaaaagaaacaggAACTATAATGCCACATGAGGAGTAATATCCTCGGACCTTTAAGTGCCCCTGCCATAGCTAATTGATCTGTTGTTTAGACTAGTGGCTGTGTTAATACTTGATAATGCTAGGGATTGGACAAGCACCGACTATATTGGCCAGAAGATCAAGAAATGCTTTGTGGGTGTACACAGATTCAAGGGAAGACAATAAAAATCCATTACAACAAAACATGGGTTTGGTTACTCAAAATAGTCAAAACATAGTTTTGGTTACTCAAAAAAGTCTTAACTCAAATGGAAGCCTTGGCTAAATATCATGAGAATGCCCAAGAAAATCAAGCTTCAGTGGTTTAATAATGATATTGGGAGTGCTACCAAGGCTGTAAGTGGGCACATATCCTATTCTagaattttcttccttttcttttttgtttatttttatcctAACTTTATTGGTCTCTTTTTGGTATGTTATTGACATTTACCTTTTCAATTTGCTGCCTGTTATCTTTCTATTCCCCTTTGAATGAAGGTTTCTTTTAAGTGTAGATATTGGGATATGAAGTGgtaaaggaaaatatattttattctcAGAAGAAATACTTAAtggattattttttaaaaattacttACGACTAACAATCTTAATTAAGTCCACTAAGCCTTGTCCAGACTAATTGTGACTGACTAGTTAGTTAGATGTTTATTTATGGGCAATGCTAACTTCTTTGTCAAAGAAGCTCAGCCAAATATGCTGAACCTGTTCTTGCCTTCGATGATTTCGAGTATTAAACACTTGCTAACATATTATAATCGTGGCAGTTTAATTTCA from Macadamia integrifolia cultivar HAES 741 chromosome 11, SCU_Mint_v3, whole genome shotgun sequence encodes the following:
- the LOC122093290 gene encoding enhancer of mRNA-decapping protein 4-like isoform X1 — protein: MASAGNPNQPATFDMQKLFKPSTNPSPSNPSNPNSSQFPVSSYPQPPSSYPPPTGPFSYPPQTAPFHHPHYLPPYTQEQLSGVLHQRPISYATPHLQPPPLLSSPLASPNPNHGARLMALLGTSAPPNMELPAPTMPSPSTASSMPAASEFPLHTNPPILPSMPSAPPINTAAPQPSPIRLPSSKLPKGRHLIGDNVVYDVDVRLQGEVQPQLEVTPITKYVSDPGLVVGRQIAVNRTYICYGLKLGAIRVLNINTALRSLLRGHTQRVTDMAFFAEEVHLLASASIDGRVFVWKINEGPDEEDKPQITGKIVIAIQIIGGGDSIHPRVCWHSHKQEILVVGIGKCLLKIDTTKVGKGEVFSAEDPLKCPIDKLIAGVQLVGEHDGDVTELSMCQWMTSRLASASTDGTVKIWEDRKTLPPVVLRPYDGHPVNSVTFLTAPNRPDHINLVTAGPLNREVKIWASASEEGWLLPSDAESWRCTQTLELRSSEEPRIEEAFFNQVVALPRASLILLANAKKNAIYAIHIEYGPNPISTRLDYIAEFTVTMPILSLTGTSDYISEREHVVQVYCVQTQAIQQYALDLSQCFPPPLENMGLEKTESSASRSLDTPISDGLATSDPSNLGTSTEIPVGNAAPKPTVLVSSSESVPAARYPIISDSAEVPSLHELVSSSIESKPSALLPATSEADNIHVVAQPVPLSPRLSGKLSGFRTPSNCFEPGSQLDRGGDLPVQDYSVDRRVDNVITSLPDIPSLDEISRKDESKVAQNDITVMSNPPVMFKHPTHLVTPSEIFSMAVPPSENSQVSQGMKRGEAKVQDVVVNNDTGSVEVEVKVIGETGSSQNDEFDSQKEPHILLAEKREKSFCSQSSDLSMEMTRDCCETFGVEETRQVDDSCVTEVVDRPPNAGDEEFQDSSKEAHGKVSESTAAATVPQTPSPATKGKKQKGKNSQVAGPSSASPSPFNSTDSSNEPGSSGVPSTEAAVAQIMAMQETLNQLMTMQREMQKQLSVMVAVPINKEGRRIEAALGRSVEKVVKANNDALWARLQEENAKHEKLERDRSQQLTSVTTNFMNKDLPAMLEKTLKKEMSSVGPVVARAITPVVEKTLSSVVAEAFQRGVGDKAVSQLEKSVNSKLEATVARQIQAQFQTTGKQALQDALRSTFEASVIPAFEMSCKVMFEQIDAAFQKGMVEHATAAQQQFESAHSPLAIALRDSINSASSITQTLTGEIADGQRKLLALAAAGANSKAVNPLVTQLSNGPLGGLHEMPMSVQQVEAPLDPTKELSRLISERKFEEAFIAALHRSDVSIVSWLCSQVDFKGILSMVPQPLNQGVLLSLLQQLACDISNETSRKLAWMTDVLVAINPADSMIAMHVRPIFEQVYKILAHHSTLPTVTSNDVTSMRIVMHVINSMLMTCK
- the LOC122093290 gene encoding enhancer of mRNA-decapping protein 4-like isoform X3 is translated as MASAGNPNQPATFDMQKLFKPSTNPSPSNPSNPNSSQFPVSSYPQPPSSYPPPTGPFSYPPQTAPFHHPHYLPPYTQEQLSGVLHQRPISYATPHLQPPPLLSSPLASPNPNHGARLMALLGTSAPPNMELPAPTMPSPSTASSMPAASEFPLHTNPPILPSMPSAPPINTAAPQPSPIRLPSSKLPKGRHLIGDNVVYDVDVRLQGEVQPQLEVTPITKYVSDPGLVVGRQIAVNRTYICYGLKLGAIRVLNINTALRSLLRGHTQRVTDMAFFAEEVHLLASASIDGRVFVWKINEGPDEEDKPQITGKIVIAIQIIGGGDSIHPRVCWHSHKQEILVVGIGKCLLKIDTTKVGKGEVFSAEDPLKCPIDKLIAGVQLVGEHDGDVTELSMCQWMTSRLASASTDGTVKIWEDRKTLPPVVLRPYDGHPVNSVTFLTAPNRPDHINLVTAGPLNREVKIWASASEEGWLLPSDAESWRCTQTLELRSSEEPRIEEAFFNQVVALPRASLILLANAKKNAIYAIHIEYGPNPISTRLDYIAEFTVTMPILSLTGTSDYISEREHVVQVYCVQTQAIQQYALDLSQCFPPPLENMGLEKTESSASRSLDTPISDGLATSDPSNLGTSTEIPVGNAAPKPTVLVSSSESVPAARYPIISDSAEVPSLHELVSSSIESKPSALLPATSEADNIHVVAQPVPLSPRLSGKLSGFRTPSNCFEPGSQLDRGGDLPVQDYSVDRRVDNVITSLPDIPSLDEISRKDESKVAQNDITVMSNPPVMFKHPTHLVTPSEIFSMAVPPSENSQVSQGMKRGEAKVQDVVVNNDTGSVEVEVKVIGETGSSQNDEFDSQKEPHILLAEKREKSFCSQSSDLSMEMTRDCCETFGVEETRQVDDSCVTEVVDRPPNAGDEEFQDSSKEAHGKVSESTAAATVPQTPSPATKGKKQKGKNSQVAGPSSASPSPFNSTDSSNEPGSSGVPSTEAAVAQIMAMQETLNQLMTMQREMQKQLSVMVAVPINKEGRRIEAALGRSVEKVVKANNDALWARLQEENAKHEKLERDRSQQLTSVTTNFMNKDLPAMLEKTLKKEMSSVGPVVARAITPVVEKTLSSVVAEAFQRGVGDKAVSQLEKSVNSKLEATVARQIQAQFQTTGKQALQDALRSTFEASVIPAFEMSCKVMFEQIDAAFQKGMVEHATAAQQQFESAHSPLAIALRDSINSASSITQTLTGEIADGQRKLLALAAAGANSKAVNPLVTQLSNGPLGGLHEMVEAPLDPTKELSRLISERKFEEAFIAALHRSDVSIVSWLCSQVDFKGILSMVPQPLNQGVLLSLLQQLACDISNETSRKLAWMTDVLVAINPADSMIAMHVRPIFEQVYKILAHHSTLPTVTSNDVTSMRIVMHVINSMLMTCK
- the LOC122093290 gene encoding enhancer of mRNA-decapping protein 4-like isoform X2 → MASAGNPNQPATFDMQKLFKPSTNPSPSNPSNPNSSQFPVSSYPQPPSSYPPPTGPFSYPPQTAPFHHPHYLPPYTQEQLSGVLHQRPISYATPHLQPPPLLSSPLASPNPNHGARLMALLGTSAPPNMELPAPTMPSPSTASSMPAASEFPLHTNPPILPSMPSAPPINTAAPQPSPIRLPSSKLPKGRHLIGDNVVYDVDVRLQGEVQPQLEVTPITKYVSDPGLVVGRQIAVNRTYICYGLKLGAIRVLNINTALRSLLRGHTQRVTDMAFFAEEVHLLASASIDGRVFVWKINEGPDEEDKPQITGKIVIAIQIIGGGDSIHPRVCWHSHKQEILVVGIGKCLLKIDTTKVGKGEVFSAEDPLKCPIDKLIAGVQLVGEHDGDVTELSMCQWMTSRLASASTDGTVKIWEDRKTLPPVVLRPYDGHPVNSVTFLTAPNRPDHINLVTAGPLNREVKIWASASEEGWLLPSDAESWRCTQTLELRSSEEPRIEEAFFNQVVALPRASLILLANAKKNAIYAIHIEYGPNPISTRLDYIAEFTVTMPILSLTGTSDYISEREHVVQVYCVQTQAIQQYALDLSQCFPPPLENMGLEKTESSASRSLDTPISDGLATSDPSNLGTSTEIPVGNAAPKPTVLVSSSESVPAARYPIISDSAEVPSLHELVSSSIESKPSALLPATSEADNIHVVAQPVPLSPRLSGKLSGFRTPSNCFEPGSQLDRGGDLPVQDYSVDRRVDNVITSLPDIPSLDEISRKDESKVAQNDITVMSNPPVMFKHPTHLVTPSEIFSMAVPPSENSQVSQGMKRGEAKVQDVVVNNDTGSVEVEVKVIGETGSSQNDEFDSQKEPHILLAEKREKSFCSQSSDLSMEMTRDCCETFGVEETRQVDDSCVTEVVDRPPNAGDEEFQDSSKEAHGKVSESTAAATVPQTPSPATKGKKQKGKNSQVAGPSSASPSPFNSTDSSNEPGSSGVPSTEAAVAQIMAMQETLNQLMTMQREMQKQLSVMVAVPINKEGRRIEAALGRSVEKVVKANNDALWARLQEENAKHEKLERDRSQQLTSVTTNFMNKDLPAMLEKTLKKEMSSVGPVVARAITPVVEKTLSSVVAEAFQRGVGDKAVSQLEKSVNSKLEATVARQIQAQFQTTGKQALQDALRSTFEASVIPAFEMSCKVMFEQIDAAFQKGMVEHATAAQQQFESAHSPLAIALRDSINSASSITQTLTGEIADGQRKLLALAAAGANSKAVNPLVTQLSNGPLGGLHEMQVEAPLDPTKELSRLISERKFEEAFIAALHRSDVSIVSWLCSQVDFKGILSMVPQPLNQGVLLSLLQQLACDISNETSRKLAWMTDVLVAINPADSMIAMHVRPIFEQVYKILAHHSTLPTVTSNDVTSMRIVMHVINSMLMTCK